A genomic window from Gambusia affinis linkage group LG16, SWU_Gaff_1.0, whole genome shotgun sequence includes:
- the map3k9 gene encoding mitogen-activated protein kinase kinase kinase 9 isoform X3 → MDVFKPALDSSLSPKASLSEEAEADVFRWPSTAESGGGSAQDAEPAAPPPLPPPGVWTAVFEYEAAADDELSLRRGDLVEVLSKDSLVSGDEGWWTGMIADRVGIFPSNYVSKRNGTEEEAGLRESSVHPVPPLHLLEINFSELTLEEIIGVGGFGKVYRALWRGAKVAVKAARRDPDEDVAQTLESVRQEAKLFAMLNHPNIMALLGVCLQEPNLCLIMEYARGGPLNRALAGKRIPPCTLVNWAVQIARGMHYLHDQAIVPIIHRDLKSSNILILERVEMEDLSNKTLKITDFGLAREWHHTTKMSAAGTYAWMAPEVIRSSTFSKGSDVWSYGVLLWELLTGEVPFRSIDGLAVAYGVAMNKLALPIPSTCPEPFARLMDNCWSPDPHSRPLFTTILDQLTAIEESGFFEMPAESFHSLQDDWKLEIQEMFDQLRTKEKELRSWEEELTQAALQQKCQEEALRKREQELAEREIHIVERELNIIIHQLYQEKPRVESRQDFQHKITVQASPSHDHRRSLLSSGSSPPTSPLMLPRLRAIQLTPGESCTELERKGSRKKGRSRGCGVYREHSADASVKPPHEGSRQRSCSAPNLRRSPRHSPAVPGVPSLLETENEDCCFTTEPDAAPGQSYLCIPFQKDAHASSSIEHDGDEYCLGGKVPGTPPCRKSPGEGRRSELVLLGCGALLAAVGLGCNLLTLAPPEDGIKSRRDAFFHRTGGQRWSTSSPTRRLFHRESPLKTSAPSLPERGLPSSYTLLSLSSVSDSNSTHSLLGSDSDELLICRLASASSRPPAPPPLSQRRAPVQTPVNSLVNIHVESFKRNPRQSLTPTHVPCVPPSARSLRRTPSDGAIKKNGPSSSLEPLPEKKALDSAAAGGFRGLKEDSPEVPRLPDPNVVFPPTPRRRCAPERPKTLDFVARPRPSPRPRCDKFWGDSRVRANGQMLGSGESPAYTSSTETPPTGEFGRDSAVLPTPMEAPTPFSPRRNANLLDESDEGQFRDGTVPLCRPEFRLPKDSPYHPGFWS, encoded by the exons ATGGATGTCTTCAAACCTGCTTTGGACAGCAGTTTGAGTCCCAAGGCGTCACTATCTGAAGAAGCGGAGGCGGATGTTTTTCGCTGGCCCAGCACAGCGGAGAGCGGAGGCGGCTCGGCTCAGGATGCGGAGCCCGCCGCGCCGCCACCGCTTCCGCCGCCTGGTGTCTGGACGGCCGTGTTCGAGTATGAGGCCGCTGCGGACGACGAGCTCAGCCTGCGCAGGGGGGACCTGGTGGAGGTCCTGTCCAAGGACTCCCTGGTGTCGGGAGACGAGGGCTGGTGGACCGGTATGATAGCCGACCGGGTTGGTATTTTCCCGTCCAATTATGTCAGCAAAAGGAACGGAACAGAGGAGGAGGCAGGCCTGCGGGAGAGCTCGGTGCACCCTGTGCCTCCTCTGCACC TCTTGGAGATCAATTTCTCGGAGCTCACCCTGGAGGAGATCATCGGGGTGGGCGGCTTCGGAAAGGTCTACCGCGCGTTGTGGCGGGGCGCCAAGGTGGCCGTGAAGGCGGCCCGACGGGACCCTGACGAGGACGTGGCGCAGACTCTGGAGAGCGTGCGTCAGGAGGCCAAGCTCTTCGCCATGCTCAACCATCCCAACATCATGGCTCTTCTGGGGGTGTGCCTGCAGGAGCCCAACCTGTGCCTGATCATGGAGTATGCTCGCGGGGGGCCCCTGAACCGGGCCCTCGCCGGGAAACGCATCCCCCCATGCACGCTGGTGAACTGGGCTGTGCAGATTGCGCGAGGCATGCACTACCTCCATGACCAGGCCATTGTCCCCATCATACACAGAGACCTCAAGTCCAGCAACA TCCTGATCCTCGAAAGGGTGGAAATGGAGGACCTCAGCAATAAGACTCTGAAGATAACCGACTTTGGATTGGCCCGGGAGTGGCACCACACCACCAAGATGAGCGCCGCCGGGACCTACGCCTGGATGGCTCCTGAGGTTATCCGCTCATCCACGTTCTCCAAGGGTAGCGACGTGTGGAG TTATGGCGTGCTGCTGTGGGAGCTGCTGACCGGAGAAGTTCCCTTTCGAAGCATCGACGGTCTCGCCGTGGCCTATGGAGTGGCAATGAACAAACTGGCTTTACCCATTCCCTCCACATGTCCCGAGCCTTTTGCACGTTTGATGGATa ACTGCTGGAGCCCGGATCCTCACTCTCGGCCGCTGTTCACAACTATCCTGGACCAGCTCACGGCCATCGAGGAATCAGGCTTTTTCGAAATGCCAGCAGAGTCCTTTCATTCCCTGCAGGACGACTGGAAACTGGAGATCCAGGAGATGTTTGATCAGCTTAGGACCAAGGAAAAG GAGCTGCGATCGTGGGAGGAGGAGTTGACCCAAGCCGCGCTGCAGCAGAAGTGCCAAGAGGAGGCGCTGAGGAAGCGCGAGCAGGAGCTGGCAGAAAGAGAGATCCATATTGTGGAGCGGGAGCTCAACATCATCATCCACCAGCTCTACCAGGAGAAGCCGCGTGTGGAGAGCAGGCAGG ATTTTCAGCACAAAATCACGGTGCAGGCGTCTCCGTCCCACGATCATCGCAGGAGTCTGCTCAGCAGCGGCTCCAGCCCTCCAACCAGTCCGCTCATGCTGCCGCGCCTTCGAGCCATCCAGC ttacCCCTGGGGAGAGCTGCACAGAGCTGGAGAGAAAGGGCTCGAGGAAAAAAGGCCGTTCCCGTGGCTGTGGCGTTTATCGGGAGCACAGCGCAGACGCCAG TGTGAAGCCGCCCCACGAGGGCAGCAGGCAGCGGTCCTGCAGCGCCCCAAACCTCCGCAGATCTCCCAGACACAGTCCGGCCGTGCCTGGGGTGCCCAGCCTCCTGGAGACAG aaaatgaagaTTGCTGTTTCACCACAGAACCAGACGCGGCCCCTGGCCAGTCCTACCTCTGCATTCCCTTCCAGAAAGACGCCCATGCATCGTCCTCCATCGAACACGACGGAGACGAGTACTGCCTCGGCGGCAAGGTTCCCGGAACCCCGCCGTGCAGGAAGAGCCCCGGGGAAGGCAGGCGGTCTGAGCTGGTCCTGCTGGGCTGCGGGGCTCTGTTGGCGGCCGTCGGACTGGGCTGCAACCTGCTCACGCTGGCCCCGCCCGAGGACGGCATCAAATCCAGAAGGGATGCTTTCTTTCACAGAACCGGCGGCCAAAGGTGGAGCACGAGCTCCCCGACCCGCAGGCTGTTCCACAGGGAAAGCCCGCTCAAGACTTCGGCCCCCTCCCTGCCCGAGCGAGGTTTGCCCTCTTCATATACTCTCCTGTCCTTATCGTCGGTGTCCGACTCCAACTCCACCCACTCACTGCTAGGTTCCGACAGCGACGAGCTGCTGATCTGCAGGCTCGCCTCGGCGTCGTCCCGGCCCCCTGCACCACCTCCGCTCTCGCAGCGCAGGGCGCCGGTCCAGACGCCGGTCAACTCGCTGGTCAACATTCATGTGGAGAGCTTCAAGCGGAACCCGCGGCAGTCTCTGACGCCCACACACGTCCCCTGCGTCCCGCCCTCCGCGCGGAGCCTCCGCAGGACCCCGTCGGACGGAGCCATCAAGAAGAACGGCCCTTCCAGTTCACTGGAGCCGCTGCCGGAGAAGAAAGCTTTGGACAGTGCGG CAGCAGGTGGCTTCAGGGGTTTGAAAGAAGACTCTCCTGAGGTCCCCCGGCTCCCCGACCCCAACGTGGTTTTCCCCCCGACCCCCCGCCGTCGCTGCGCCCCAGAGCGCCCCAAAACCCTGGACTTCGTGGCTCGGCCTCGCCCTTCACCGCGGCCGCGGTGCGACAAGTTCTGGGGGGACTCGCGCGTCAGGGCCAACGGACAAATGCTGGGCAGCGGCGAGTCGCCCGCCTACACCTCCAGCACAGAGACTCCGCCCACCGGGGAGTTCGGCAGGGACTCCGCGGTGCTGCCCACCCCCATGGAGGCCCCGACTCCCTTCTCCCCCCGCAGGAATGCAAACCTGTTGGATGAGTCGGACGAGGGACAGTTCCGGGACGGGACGGTCCCTCTGTGCAGGCCGGAGTTCAGACTTCCCAAAGATTCTCCTTATCATCCAGGATTCTGGTCCTGA
- the map3k9 gene encoding mitogen-activated protein kinase kinase kinase 9 isoform X2: MDVFKPALDSSLSPKASLSEEAEADVFRWPSTAESGGGSAQDAEPAAPPPLPPPGVWTAVFEYEAAADDELSLRRGDLVEVLSKDSLVSGDEGWWTGMIADRVGIFPSNYVSKRNGTEEEAGLRESSVHPVPPLHLLEINFSELTLEEIIGVGGFGKVYRALWRGAKVAVKAARRDPDEDVAQTLESVRQEAKLFAMLNHPNIMALLGVCLQEPNLCLIMEYARGGPLNRALAGKRIPPCTLVNWAVQIARGMHYLHDQAIVPIIHRDLKSSNILILERVEMEDLSNKTLKITDFGLAREWHHTTKMSAAGTYAWMAPEVIRSSTFSKGSDVWSYGVLLWELLTGEVPFRSIDGLAVAYGVAMNKLALPIPSTCPEPFARLMDNCWSPDPHSRPLFTTILDQLTAIEESGFFEMPAESFHSLQDDWKLEIQEMFDQLRTKEKELRSWEEELTQAALQQKCQEEALRKREQELAEREIHIVERELNIIIHQLYQEKPRVESRQGKFRRNRLKLKDGNRISLPSDFQHKITVQASPSHDHRRSLLSSGSSPPTSPLMLPRLRAIQLTPGESCTELERKGSRKKGRSRGCGVYREHSADASVKPPHEGSRQRSCSAPNLRRSPRHSPAVPGVPSLLETENEDCCFTTEPDAAPGQSYLCIPFQKDAHASSSIEHDGDEYCLGGKVPGTPPCRKSPGEGRRSELVLLGCGALLAAVGLGCNLLTLAPPEDGIKSRRDAFFHRTGGQRWSTSSPTRRLFHRESPLKTSAPSLPERGLPSSYTLLSLSSVSDSNSTHSLLGSDSDELLICRLASASSRPPAPPPLSQRRAPVQTPVNSLVNIHVESFKRNPRQSLTPTHVPCVPPSARSLRRTPSDGAIKKNGPSSSLEPLPEKKALDSAAGGFRGLKEDSPEVPRLPDPNVVFPPTPRRRCAPERPKTLDFVARPRPSPRPRCDKFWGDSRVRANGQMLGSGESPAYTSSTETPPTGEFGRDSAVLPTPMEAPTPFSPRRNANLLDESDEGQFRDGTVPLCRPEFRLPKDSPYHPGFWS; the protein is encoded by the exons ATGGATGTCTTCAAACCTGCTTTGGACAGCAGTTTGAGTCCCAAGGCGTCACTATCTGAAGAAGCGGAGGCGGATGTTTTTCGCTGGCCCAGCACAGCGGAGAGCGGAGGCGGCTCGGCTCAGGATGCGGAGCCCGCCGCGCCGCCACCGCTTCCGCCGCCTGGTGTCTGGACGGCCGTGTTCGAGTATGAGGCCGCTGCGGACGACGAGCTCAGCCTGCGCAGGGGGGACCTGGTGGAGGTCCTGTCCAAGGACTCCCTGGTGTCGGGAGACGAGGGCTGGTGGACCGGTATGATAGCCGACCGGGTTGGTATTTTCCCGTCCAATTATGTCAGCAAAAGGAACGGAACAGAGGAGGAGGCAGGCCTGCGGGAGAGCTCGGTGCACCCTGTGCCTCCTCTGCACC TCTTGGAGATCAATTTCTCGGAGCTCACCCTGGAGGAGATCATCGGGGTGGGCGGCTTCGGAAAGGTCTACCGCGCGTTGTGGCGGGGCGCCAAGGTGGCCGTGAAGGCGGCCCGACGGGACCCTGACGAGGACGTGGCGCAGACTCTGGAGAGCGTGCGTCAGGAGGCCAAGCTCTTCGCCATGCTCAACCATCCCAACATCATGGCTCTTCTGGGGGTGTGCCTGCAGGAGCCCAACCTGTGCCTGATCATGGAGTATGCTCGCGGGGGGCCCCTGAACCGGGCCCTCGCCGGGAAACGCATCCCCCCATGCACGCTGGTGAACTGGGCTGTGCAGATTGCGCGAGGCATGCACTACCTCCATGACCAGGCCATTGTCCCCATCATACACAGAGACCTCAAGTCCAGCAACA TCCTGATCCTCGAAAGGGTGGAAATGGAGGACCTCAGCAATAAGACTCTGAAGATAACCGACTTTGGATTGGCCCGGGAGTGGCACCACACCACCAAGATGAGCGCCGCCGGGACCTACGCCTGGATGGCTCCTGAGGTTATCCGCTCATCCACGTTCTCCAAGGGTAGCGACGTGTGGAG TTATGGCGTGCTGCTGTGGGAGCTGCTGACCGGAGAAGTTCCCTTTCGAAGCATCGACGGTCTCGCCGTGGCCTATGGAGTGGCAATGAACAAACTGGCTTTACCCATTCCCTCCACATGTCCCGAGCCTTTTGCACGTTTGATGGATa ACTGCTGGAGCCCGGATCCTCACTCTCGGCCGCTGTTCACAACTATCCTGGACCAGCTCACGGCCATCGAGGAATCAGGCTTTTTCGAAATGCCAGCAGAGTCCTTTCATTCCCTGCAGGACGACTGGAAACTGGAGATCCAGGAGATGTTTGATCAGCTTAGGACCAAGGAAAAG GAGCTGCGATCGTGGGAGGAGGAGTTGACCCAAGCCGCGCTGCAGCAGAAGTGCCAAGAGGAGGCGCTGAGGAAGCGCGAGCAGGAGCTGGCAGAAAGAGAGATCCATATTGTGGAGCGGGAGCTCAACATCATCATCCACCAGCTCTACCAGGAGAAGCCGCGTGTGGAGAGCAGGCAGGGCAAGTTCCGCCGCAACCGCCTTAAACTCAAAGATGGAAACAGGATCAGCCTGCCCTCAG ATTTTCAGCACAAAATCACGGTGCAGGCGTCTCCGTCCCACGATCATCGCAGGAGTCTGCTCAGCAGCGGCTCCAGCCCTCCAACCAGTCCGCTCATGCTGCCGCGCCTTCGAGCCATCCAGC ttacCCCTGGGGAGAGCTGCACAGAGCTGGAGAGAAAGGGCTCGAGGAAAAAAGGCCGTTCCCGTGGCTGTGGCGTTTATCGGGAGCACAGCGCAGACGCCAG TGTGAAGCCGCCCCACGAGGGCAGCAGGCAGCGGTCCTGCAGCGCCCCAAACCTCCGCAGATCTCCCAGACACAGTCCGGCCGTGCCTGGGGTGCCCAGCCTCCTGGAGACAG aaaatgaagaTTGCTGTTTCACCACAGAACCAGACGCGGCCCCTGGCCAGTCCTACCTCTGCATTCCCTTCCAGAAAGACGCCCATGCATCGTCCTCCATCGAACACGACGGAGACGAGTACTGCCTCGGCGGCAAGGTTCCCGGAACCCCGCCGTGCAGGAAGAGCCCCGGGGAAGGCAGGCGGTCTGAGCTGGTCCTGCTGGGCTGCGGGGCTCTGTTGGCGGCCGTCGGACTGGGCTGCAACCTGCTCACGCTGGCCCCGCCCGAGGACGGCATCAAATCCAGAAGGGATGCTTTCTTTCACAGAACCGGCGGCCAAAGGTGGAGCACGAGCTCCCCGACCCGCAGGCTGTTCCACAGGGAAAGCCCGCTCAAGACTTCGGCCCCCTCCCTGCCCGAGCGAGGTTTGCCCTCTTCATATACTCTCCTGTCCTTATCGTCGGTGTCCGACTCCAACTCCACCCACTCACTGCTAGGTTCCGACAGCGACGAGCTGCTGATCTGCAGGCTCGCCTCGGCGTCGTCCCGGCCCCCTGCACCACCTCCGCTCTCGCAGCGCAGGGCGCCGGTCCAGACGCCGGTCAACTCGCTGGTCAACATTCATGTGGAGAGCTTCAAGCGGAACCCGCGGCAGTCTCTGACGCCCACACACGTCCCCTGCGTCCCGCCCTCCGCGCGGAGCCTCCGCAGGACCCCGTCGGACGGAGCCATCAAGAAGAACGGCCCTTCCAGTTCACTGGAGCCGCTGCCGGAGAAGAAAGCTTTGGACAGTGCGG CAGGTGGCTTCAGGGGTTTGAAAGAAGACTCTCCTGAGGTCCCCCGGCTCCCCGACCCCAACGTGGTTTTCCCCCCGACCCCCCGCCGTCGCTGCGCCCCAGAGCGCCCCAAAACCCTGGACTTCGTGGCTCGGCCTCGCCCTTCACCGCGGCCGCGGTGCGACAAGTTCTGGGGGGACTCGCGCGTCAGGGCCAACGGACAAATGCTGGGCAGCGGCGAGTCGCCCGCCTACACCTCCAGCACAGAGACTCCGCCCACCGGGGAGTTCGGCAGGGACTCCGCGGTGCTGCCCACCCCCATGGAGGCCCCGACTCCCTTCTCCCCCCGCAGGAATGCAAACCTGTTGGATGAGTCGGACGAGGGACAGTTCCGGGACGGGACGGTCCCTCTGTGCAGGCCGGAGTTCAGACTTCCCAAAGATTCTCCTTATCATCCAGGATTCTGGTCCTGA